A single Vespula vulgaris chromosome 3, iyVesVulg1.1, whole genome shotgun sequence DNA region contains:
- the LOC127062124 gene encoding peritrophin-1-like, translating to MKALFILTVLTFIVLTLTEPVIKPQCPEDDNPNATLIKDPYHCDSYYVCLEGDPIPMKCPPGLHFNDLLKTCDYPKKAKCKPLPPPSSD from the exons atgaaaG CTCTTTTCATTCTTACCGTTTTAACTTTCATCGTCTTAACTTTGACCGAGCCGGTGATCAAACCTCAATGTCCAGAAGACGATAATCCGAACGCTACTCTGATTAAAGATCCATATCACTGTGATTCATACTATGTTTGTTTGGAAGGCGACCCGATTCCAATGAAGTGTCCACCAGGCTTGCACTTCAACGATCTATTGAAGACTTGCGATTACCCGAAAAAAGCAAAATGCAAGCCTCTTCCACCACCTTCTTCCGATTAA